In Perognathus longimembris pacificus isolate PPM17 unplaced genomic scaffold, ASM2315922v1 HiC_scaffold_5346, whole genome shotgun sequence, one genomic interval encodes:
- the LOC125345148 gene encoding vomeronasal type-1 receptor 1-like has product MEVMTQGNLEMGVVFLIPTAAGVLGNSFLLCIYSYTLLTGQKVRPTDPILNHLVFANNLVVLSRGIPNTMAGFGWKYFLDDTGCKILLYSFRVARGVSLNITCLLSGFQVTTLCTRNPRGKNSTRFHKCIGFRGYLFWILQLLVNAYVPLNVTGTRHKQNVSLHMHYKYCSTGPPEPFASSLHLVLFVSNDVICLVFMIWASVSMVLFLQGHMERVRHIHNPFSSRRPDHETRATHTILTLLSMFVFSYCLSAICTLCVGLRRKPNLWLMDISVSPGYRLLSTEPLCAHQQ; this is encoded by the coding sequence ATGGAAGTGATGACACAAGGCAACTTGGAAATGGGGGTTGTCTTCCTCATTCCAACTGCAGCAGGGGTCCTGGGaaactcctttctcctttgtatttACAGCTACACCCTGCTCACTGGACAGAAGGTGAGGCCCACAGACCCCATCCTCAACCATCTGGTCTTTGCCAACAACTTGGTTGTTTTATCCAGAGGGATCCCTAACACAATGGCAGGTTTTGGAtggaagtacttcctggatgatACTGGATGTAAAATTCTTTTGTATTCATTCAGAGTAGCCAGAGGGGTTTCTCTTAATATCACCTGCCTTCTGAGTGGCTTCCAGGTCACAACGCTTTGCACTAGAAATCCTAGGGGGAAGAACAGTACTAGATTCCACAAATGCATTGGTTTCCGTGGCTATCTCTTCTGGATCCTGCAGCTCCTGGTAAATGCTTATGTGCCTCTGAACGTGACTGGCACAAGACACAAACAAAATGTTTCTCTGCACATGCATTATAAATACTGCTCCACAGGCCCACCAGAACCGTTTGCATCTTCATTACATCTAGTCTTATTTGTTTCCAATGATGTTATATGCTTGGTTTTCATGATCTGGGCCAGTGTCTCCATGGTCCTTTTCCTGCAAGGACACATGGAGAGGGTTCGACACATTCACAATCCTTTTTCTTCCCGAAGACCTGACCATGAGACCAGGGCCACACACACCATCCTGACCCTGCTGAGCATGTTTGTCTTCTCTTACTGCCTCTCTGCCATTTGCACTCTTTGTGTTGGTCTACGTAGGAAGCCAAACCTCTGGCTGATGGACATTTCTGTGTCCCCTGGGTACAGGCTTCTCAgtactgagcccctttgtgctcatcaGCAGTGA